A genomic segment from Fusarium keratoplasticum isolate Fu6.1 chromosome 10, whole genome shotgun sequence encodes:
- a CDS encoding FAD-binding PCMH-type domain-containing protein: MTGSALPVVITPTVLQRGTSDYENSRERYFNKEETGRFPIEIHAVQSVQDVSKALQRARELGVAVGVRSGGHLPSKPSLINNGILIDVSRLNREIKYDSQTGQVSFGPAVRVYEAWKSTDALGRFFPFGHAPDVALGGFCLAGGQGFFMRGWGATVTDWIIKLEIVVPDGRVLIASRTDNPDLFWAARGAGQTFFGVVTRIWSRTIPKKKHYGCAYTFSGKDNYEAFLSFAFERNSQMPKSFTETAACTLHPELFDPDSSDESVPSTSPLLLLVNISAYADSLSEAESMLSVWDQVPKNLKGCLIESKPVAEVDWEEFFKLQHLLNPQTPGQKWGINSILNDPAVPRDKLIQAIKPAMCNLPTRSSYGCIYMADTLDVDEADAVLSIPQQYYISTFSGWKDASLQTKVRQVMQQSYKQAESVACGMYVADFDQSPGCLHSSSIPVWSKSACAKFLRIREKWDPNGLFIGYKAFVSTSNAETRL, translated from the exons ATGACTGGCAGCGCTTTGCCCGTCGTTATCACACCCACCGTGCTCCAAAGAGGGACAAGTGACTATGAGAACTCTCGCGAGCGCTACTTCAACAAAGAGGAAACTGGCAGGTTTCCAATCGAGATCCACGCCGTCCAGTCAGTCCAGGATGTGTCCAAGGCACTCCAAAGGGCCCGAGAACTTGGTGTGGCCGTGGGTGTTCGATCGGGAGGACACCTTCCATCGAAGCCATCATTGATCAACAACGGCATCCTGATCGACGTCAGTCGTCTCAACAGGGAGATCAAATACGATTCCCAGACTGGCCAAGTCTCCTTTGGCCCTGCCGTCCGTGTGTACGAGGCCTGGAAGTCCACCGACGCTCTAGGCCGGTTCTTCCCCTTTGGACATGCTCCAGATGTGGCCTTGGGTGGTTTCTGCCTCGCCGGCGGCCAAGGCTTCTTCATGAGAGGATGGGGAGCTACTGTCACCGACTGGATAATCAAGTTGGAGATTGTAGTTCCCGATGGCAGGGTCCTGATTGCAAGCAGGACTGACAACCCTGATCTTTTCTGGGCTGCACGTGGCGCTGGCCAGACCTTTTTTGGAGTCGTTACTCGAATCTGGAGCCGTACCATTCCAAAGAAGAAACACTATGGTTGTGCTTATACCTTCTCCGGTAAAGACAACTACGAGGCTTTCCTCTCTTTTGCTTTTGAACGAAACAGCCAGATGCCCAAGTCCTTCACTGAGACGGCGGCCTGTACCCTGCACCCCGAGCTCTTTGACCCCGATTCCTCTGATGAGAGTGTGCCTTCGACTTCACCTCTCCTGCTGCTTGTCAACATTTCAGCCTATGCGGATAGTCTTTCAGAGGCAGAGAGCATGCTCAGTGTCTGGGATCAGGTGCCGAAAAACCTCAAAGGATGCCTGATTGAGTCTAAGCCTGTGGCTGAAGTCGATTGGGAAGAGTTCTTCAAGCTTCAACACCTCTTGAACCCACAAACTCCAGGTCAGAAATGGGGTATCAACAGCATTCTCAATGATCCAGCTGTTCCTCGTGACAAG CTCATTCAAGCTATCAAGCCAGCCATGTGTAATCTGCCAACGCGATCATCATACGGATGCATCTACATGGCTGACACCCTGGACGTCGATGAGGCAGATGCGGTGCTCAGCATTCCTCAACAGTATTACATCTCAACTTTTTCAGGATGGAAAGATGCATCACTCCAAACCAAAGTCCGACAAGTCATGCAACAGTCATATAAGCAGGCTGAATCTGTCGCCTGCGGAATGTATGTTGCTGACTTTGACCAGTCACCTGGTTGTCTTCACTCTTCTAGT ATCCCAGTATGGTCAAAGTCCGCTTGCGCGAAATTCCTGAGGATTAGAGAGAAATGGGATCCCAATGGGCTCTTTATCGGATACAAGGCTTTTGTTTCGACATCGAATGCGGAGACCAGGCTCTGA
- a CDS encoding MFS domain-containing protein: MGLGVLENTDGHHVPGTVTLDQSAADPSESHERLKRGSGKESHIVLVPQPADDPNDPLNWSNSKKMAVFAIILLGTAFVCVVPAPMLNAGIVQVATDLNRSFSDIAKLNGYMLLAVGAVSPFASAFARKYGKRPVFVVSSVVGLAGCLVAEFSRNYNTLVAGRLLQGFGASAYESLCTSVVTDIYFVHQRGVYVALVIFFLSSLSNGVSVLAGLITTRLGWPYNFHILLPFVAIQTILVILFVPETAYNRSPAFNIDRIGSNTELDGAEEKRPDADHVEIAQCKSSPGSTTSDLPRPKTFYQELALYNGRFTEKSLISMVLASIFIILNLIASYNIFVSGLIMAWFVAMSVLAGVMFAAPPWGFNAAAVGYVSAGPLVGGALATIFLGLVSDPLIKFMTRRNKGVYEPEFRLVLASVGAIFSVAGLVGFGHAIESQLSIYAISTIWGITLFGMSVAASVTMAYALDAQPAHAVEMFIMNITFKNFFFYGLTNFIVDWYVARGAAELFDTIAGITGFLMLLTVPMYVYGKRYRHHWGHHNLLVLLHLDESPNAKH, from the exons ATGGGCCTCGGAGTTCTAGAAAATACGGACGGTCATCATGTCCCCGGCACCGTCACTCTCGACCAGTCGGCCGCCGATCCTTCCGAGAGTCATGAGCGTCTGAAGCGCGGCTCGGGCAAGGAATCTCATATTGTTCTTGTTCCGCAGCCCGCCGATGACCCCAATGATCCGTTGAATTGGTCCAActccaagaagatggccgtcttcgccatcatcctccttggAACGGCCTTTGTCTGCGTGGTTCCT GCACCCATGTTGAATGCCGGCATCGTCCAGGTTGCCACCGACCTTAATCGATCCTTTTCCGATATTGCCAAGCTGAACGGATACATGCTACTCGCCGTCGGTGCTGTCTCCCCCTTCGCTTCAGCCTTTGCTCGAAAGTACGGGAAGCGACCTGTCTTTGTTGTGTCCTCTGTCGTCGGCCTCGCCGGGTGCCTCGTTGCCGAGTTCTCCAGAAACTACAACACGCTCGTCGCGGGAAGACTGCTTCAGGGGTTCGGTGCCTCTGCATACGAGTCTCTTTGCACTTCTGTCGTGACCGACATCTACTTTGTGCATCAACGGGGTGTCTACGTTGCTCtggtcatcttcttcctgaGCAGTCTAAGCAACGGTGTCTCCGTCCTCGCTGGCCTCATCACAACCAGGCTCGGATGGCCTTACAACTTTCACATCCTTCTACCGTTTGTGGCCATACAGACCATCCTTGTCATTCTCTTTGTCCCCGAGACCGCGTACAACCGATCGCCTGCTTTCAATATCGACCGAATCGGTTCCAACACAGAGCTTGATGGagctgaggagaagaggcCTGATGCTGACCATGTTGAAATCGCGCAATGCAAGTCTAGCCCTGGCTCTACAACGAGCGACCTTCCACGGCCAAAGACGTTCTACCAGGAGCTTGCTCTCTACAATGGGCGGTTCACAGAGAAGTCGTTGATCTCCATGGTCCTAGCCAGCATTTTCATCattctcaacctcatcgcCTCGTACAACATTTTCGTGTCTGGGTTGATTATGGCGTGGTTTGTGGCCATGTCGGTCCTTGCCGGTGTCATGTTTGCGGCACCTCCATGGGGATTCAACGCTGCAGCGGTTGGCTACGTCTCAGCTGGGCCACTTGTCGGAGGTGCTCTCGCTACCATCTTTCTGGGCCTTGTTTCCGATCCTCTTATCAAATTCATGACGAGACGCAACAAGGGTGTGTATGAGCCAGAATTCAGACTTGTCCTCGCAAGTGTGGGTGCAATCTTTTCTGTAGCTGGCTTAGTGGGATTTGGCCATGCAATCGAATCTCAGCTGTCCATCTACGCCATTTCTACTATTTGGGGCATCACGCTGTTCGGCATGAGCGTGGCTGCTAGCGTCACCATGGCTTATGCACTTGACGCTCAGCCTGCACATGCCGTCGAAATGTTCATCATGAACATCACGTTCAAGAACTTTTTCTTCTACGG TCTGACCAATTTCATTGTGGATTGGTATGTAGCAAGGGGTGCAGCCGAACTCTTTGACACAATCGCTGGCATCACAGGGTTCCTAATGCTTCTCACCGTTCCCATGTATGTGTACGGAAAGCGATACCGCCACCACTGGGGCCATCATAACTTGCTCGTCTTGTTGCATTTGGATGAGAGCCCAAACGCTAAGCATTGA